A region of the Pelecanus crispus isolate bPelCri1 chromosome 1, bPelCri1.pri, whole genome shotgun sequence genome:
CAAGTCACCATCCACACCTCTGACCACTGGTGTAAGAGAATGGAGCTCTCTTGTAGTGATTTTAGTGATTTTAGATCCACGATCACAGATTTTGATCTTGTTCTCAGGGAACTGACAACTCTGTTGACATTAGTTAAATTGCTAGTGCTTGGCACTGCACAGCTGATAGCACCAGGCCACAAAATCTGTGGCACTGTGAACATCCTGGTGAAAGGCACATAGATGATTTAAGTGATTCCATGTTCATAACACAGAACACGAGGAAGGACCTTGTAAAGGCTTGCCTTTAAAGCAGTTAAATGGTAATGGTTGCTGTCCTACACAGACTGATCACTCAAAGAGGCCTGTCCGGCAGCGCTTCTCCGTGCTTTACCCTGTACTGTTTGGAGGTAATTGTGGGGTCTTAGAGTGTCTCCCAGGCCCTCATGATGCTGTACATTCCCACAGAGTACTCACCGACATCGCTGAGTGTGTTGCCCCAGCCAGAGATTAGGCACGTGGTGCCTGTGGCCACACAGCCAGTAGGCAGAGGAACTGTTTGGACAGCTCGGTTGAGCTGGGCTGGTTGGGCAAGCTTGATGAGCATAATGTCATTGTCCAGTGTTGCGGAGCTGTAGCCAGAGTGGCGGATGACTTTAGCTGAACTAATCAACTGCTGTGTCGATTCCGTGAGTGCCAGGTTATTTTTCCCGAGCTGCACTTGGATGCgactggaaaagagaaggaatggCGTATACTTTACTGCTACTGACAGGTTACAAGGAacctgcctgtccccatgtgcACTCGCTTCAACATCGCTATCGTAGTAGCTGTTTTCATGGAGGTTATCCTTCTTGTTCTGCAATAAGTCCCCGGGACCCACACTGAGATCTTGCCCACTCCCAGTGCAGGTGGTGAATTTctgcaggtttatttttttgagcTGGGACAAGTTGAATATATAGCGGTGCTGGAAAAAGGCAAACGGCAATCACCCTGACCTCATTCCTCTTCCTGTTCTCCAGTGACTAAGTTTTAGTAAGATTAATGCAATTTATAAGAAATCACAGCCCGTAACTCATTGCTAGATTATCGCATTGTCATTTCAGAAAGTGATCTGTGTTCACAGAAACGTTTGCAGAAGTGGAAAACCCCTTATGATGCCTCAGCCCAGCTTCCTGAATGAGCCACCCGTTCCTTGGTTGTCTCCTGTCAGAACAGAATCACTTACATATTTGGATCTCACAGCTCAGAATTCCTGCTAGAagtgaactggaaaaaagaagtacGTTAcagaagaatatatttttttccactcacGACTTGTAGCAGTGAGCAGCTGACAGGACCCACTGGCTGTTGATGAGGGAACCTCCACAGAAGTGATACCCAGAATTCAGGGACACCTGATAGGGGACGGAGTTCGCTGCACAGGTGTAGCCTCCCACAATCttgtcatcatcatcatcagcaTTGATGGGGAAGGCAACTGGGAGATAAGAAGTGGCATATGTCAACATCTGGCATAAAGGAACCTTGCGCCCCTGTGACCGACTGAAGCATCTCACTTGTAGGCTCTACTTCTATAAAAACTCGCAGTAGCAGTGGTGGGCAAGCACTCGCCCACAGTCCAGAAATTTACAGCAGCTTTAGGACTTCCTGGGCCAGAGGTGTTATCTTCATACTTCATAGTCCTTAAGAAAGGGACAGTCTTTTTTTGAAGCTATGGGCACATTCAGTATTCCTGGGTCAAGAACCCCTGTGAAGGCATTCATTCCCCATTTTGTGACACAAGCAATTA
Encoded here:
- the LOC142597170 gene encoding trypsin I-P1-like; the protein is MKYILFVTFLGVSVAFPINADDDDDKIVGGYTCAANSVPYQVSLNSGYHFCGGSLINSQWVLSAAHCYKSRIQVQLGKNNLALTESTQQLISSAKVIRHSGYSSATLDNDIMLIKLAQPAQLNRAVQTVPLPTGCVATGTTCLISGWGNTLSDVDPYPDTLQCLKAPVLSSSECTKAYPGKITKNMICVGFIEGGKDSCQGDSGGPVVCNGQLQGIVSWGIGCAQKGYPGVYTKVCNYVSWIKATMSDN